One genomic segment of Oncorhynchus mykiss isolate Arlee chromosome 10, USDA_OmykA_1.1, whole genome shotgun sequence includes these proteins:
- the LOC110515659 gene encoding uncharacterized protein LOC110515659 → MKIVLVVALVLLYVWLQNAHRSDVNQQGSVCDQALPLAISRLLFSPLSVYSWLVSVMVELLFSPLSVYSWLVSVMVKLLFSSLTLISSSLYYTVLLLLAGPCCVATLSLSVLVSCLRVVIYMVHLVLVLCALAVLAIMTPHKMADVNGPKMADVNGPKMADVNGPKMTAGATARDQTFYDQLKLQLRDSDKSGISVGS, encoded by the exons ggCTTCAGAATGCCCACAGGTCTGACGTCAACCAACAAGGAAGTGTTTGTGATCAG GCTCTTCCTCTGGCCATTTCCAggctcctcttctcccctctctcggTCTACTCCTGGCTGGTCTCTGTGATGGTTgaactcctcttctcccctctctctgtctactcctGGCTGGTCTCTGTGATGGTTaaactcctcttctcctctctgaccctcatctcctcctccctgtattaCACCGTCCTGCTCCTGCTTGCCGGGCCCTGCTGTGTCGCcaccttgtctctgtctgtgctAGTGTCCTGTCTCCGTGTAGTTATCTATATGGTTCACCTAGTGTTGGTGCTCTGTGCTTTGGCAGTGCTCGCCATCATGACTCCACACAAAATGGCCGACGTGAACGGACCCAAAATGGCCGACGTGAACGGACCCAAAATGGCCGACGTGAACGGACCCAAAATGACCGCCGGTGCCACTGCTCGTGACCAAACGTTCTACGACCAACTGAAACTGCAGCTCCGAGACTCGGACAAATCTGGGATCAGTGTTGGGTCGTAA